A window of Fragaria vesca subsp. vesca linkage group LG7, FraVesHawaii_1.0, whole genome shotgun sequence contains these coding sequences:
- the LOC101301247 gene encoding uncharacterized protein LOC101301247, producing MADAYWRYSDGRQPPPSGMNSGMGKRPRPDYDSHSGHDLPSYYPHEDDRGSLRGMRDTDSINASYDRYLRSAQMSSYSGGQSARNMSGGLPGRSVDDPRMMGMVEPGPVKERVLGMGGGRPEVPLPPGATSTLFVEGLPANCTRREVAHIFRPFVGYKEVRLVSKESRHPGGEPLVLCFVDFMSPAHAATAMDALQGYTFDEHDRDSVNLRLQFARYPGARSGGGHRGKR from the exons ATGGCCGACGCTTACTGGAGGTACAGCGACGGACGGCAGCCGCCGCCGTCGGGGATGAATTCCGGCATGGGAAAGCGTCCGCGTCCAGATTACG ATTCCCATAGTGGCCATGACCTGCCTAGTTATTATCCCCACGAAGATGATAGAGGTTCACTCCGTGGGATGAGAGATACAGACTCCATTAACGCATCATATGATCGCTACCTTCGTTCTGCG CAAATGTCATCTTATAGTGGGGGACAGTCTGCTAGAAACATGAGCGGGGGACTACCTGGTCGTTCTGTTGATGACCCACGAATGATGGGAATGGTTGAACCCGGGCCTGTAAAAGAGAGGGTCTTGGGAATGGGAGGTGGGAGGCCTGAGGTTCCTCTTCCTCCTGGTGCGACGAGTACACTTTTTGTGGAAGGATTGCCTGCCAATTGTACGCGACGTGAAGTAGCTC ACATCTTTCGCCCATTTGTTGGTTACAAAGAAGTGAGACTTGTAAGCAAGGAGTCAAGACAT CCTGGAGGTGAACCTTTGGTACTTTGTTTTGTTGATTTTATGAGCCCTGCCCATGCAGCCACGGCTATGGATGCCTTGCAAG GTTATACGTTCGATGAGCATGACCGTGACTCGGTCAATTTAAGGTTGCAATTTGCTCGCTATCCTGGTGCGAGGTCAGGTGGTGGGCACCGAGGGAAGCGTTGA
- the LOC101301535 gene encoding protein yippee-like At4g27740-like, whose protein sequence is MAVYSGNPFFSCTNCKNPVALREDLLSKKFVAKSGAAYMFSHAMNVIVGQKEDKKLITGVFSVAGIHCSNCGQELGWKYIRAYDPQQKFKEGRFIIERAKIVKVYY, encoded by the exons ATGGCGGTATATAGTGGAAACCCCTTCTTCAGCTGCACGAATTGCAAAAACCCTGTGGCGCTACGTGAAGATCTTTTGTCGAAAAAATTTGTG GCAAAATCTGGGGCAGCATACATGTTCTCTCATGCAATGAACGTCATTGTGGGGCAAAAGGAGGACAAGAAATTGATCACTGGTGTTTTTTCTGTTGCTGGCATACATTGCAGCAATTGTGGCCAAGAGTTAGGATGGAAGTATATTCGAGCTTATGATCCGCAACAGAAGTTCAAGGAAGGCAGGTTTATAATCGAGAGAGCAAAGATTGTCAAGGTGTACTACTAG
- the LOC101309689 gene encoding uncharacterized protein LOC101309689 → MIGGSMESFGIIVILGFVMAIIYVFIDLRRCVIDPHHSYIQVTHASLAEFNRTTINTLHYNLLLHITLQNPNNNFDVYYDSMVVMAYYENQRFIMENHSHVVYQGKRNTTHLTLSLKGEKDMDNTIGVVEEGHHQERLDSEVEQKQQQCRCDNNGDERNKKSGYDILVRFYLETTAMPNPKSFIRMNWMGNSQFTCNLKRVPLITASNYNPRSFMNNIAKCNTDFYRVSHPPGSG, encoded by the coding sequence ATGATCGGCGGTTCTATGGAATCTTTCGGAATCATCGTCATTCTGGGTTTTGTCATGGCCATAATCTATGTGTTCATCGATTTAAGAAGATGTGTTATCGACCCCCACCACTCATACATTCAAGTAACTCATGCTTCGCTTGCCGAGTTCAATAGGACCACCATCAACACCCTCCATTATAATCTCTTACTCCATATCACCCTCCAAAACCCCAACAACAATTTCGACGTCTATTATGATAGCATGGTAGTCATGGCTTATTATGAAAACCAGAGGTTTATTATGGAGAATCACTCGCATGTAGTTTACCAAGGGAAGAGAAACACAACTCATCTCACACTGTCACTCAAAGGAGAGAAGGACATGGACAACACTATTGGGGTGGTTGAGGAGGGGCATCATCAAGAGCGTCTTGATTCCGAGGTTGAGCAGAAGCAGCAACAATGCAGATGTGACAACAATGGTGATGAAAGAAACAAGAAGTCTGGATATGATATTCTCGTCAGGTTCTATCTTGAAACTACTGCAATGCCAAACCCTAAGTCGTTCATCAGGATGAATTGGATGGGGAACTCTCAATTCACATGTAACTTGAAAAGGGTTCCATTGATCACAGCGTCTAATTATAATCCTCGTTCCTTCATGAATAATATTGCCAAGTGTAATACCGATTTCTATCGCGTATCTCATCCTCCTGGCAGTGGTTGA
- the LOC101301823 gene encoding protein yippee-like At4g27740-like — protein sequence MAEYGGTLLPLQELQKPSGPVRRSSVEKLVVKSGASYMFSHAMNVIVGQKEDRKLMAGVFSVAGIHCSNCGQ from the exons ATGGCAGAATATGGTGGCACCCTTCTTCCGCTGCAGGAACTGCAAAAACCCTCTGGCCCTGTGCGAAGATCTTCTGTCGAAAAACTTGTG GTAAAATCTGGGGCATCATATATGTTCTCTCATGCAATGAACGTCATTGTGGGACAAAAAGAGGACAGGAAGTTGATGGCTGGTGTTTTTTCTGTTGCTGGTATACATTGCAGCAACTGTGGCCAATAG
- the LOC101302115 gene encoding protein yippee-like At4g27745-like isoform 2, with translation MADLVGPRLYSCCNCRNHVSLHDDIVSKAFQGKHGRAFLFSHAMNIVVGAKEDRHLLTGLHTVADISCGDCHEVLGWKYERAYEASQKYKEGKFIFEKSKIVKEGW, from the exons ATGGCGGATTTGGTAGGGCCTAGATTATACAGCTGCTGTAATTGTCGAAACCATGTTTCACTTCATGATGATATTGTTTCTAAAGCCTTTCAG GGAAAACATGGTCGAGCTTTTCTGTTCTCCCATGCGATGAATATAGTTGTTGGGGCAAAGGAAGACAGGCATCTTTTGACAGGTCTGCATACTGTGGCTGACATCTCTTGTGGCGATTGCCATGAGGTATTGGGGTGGAAGTATGAACGAGCCTATGAGGCATCACAGAAGTACAAGGAAGGGAAGTTCATATTCGAGAAGTCAAAAATTGTCAAGGAAGGTTGGTAG
- the LOC101309985 gene encoding putative cyclic nucleotide-gated ion channel 15-like, translating into MQMEAKKSDLKEIEEKRTTDIETWLCVNDLSGELKTEIMGNVLEKLKPDEDVNNVKVLSVIPWRLSLDIKKNLCLDMLQKVPMFSAGGERTMELICGYLKPIIYNENSFILQEGDPVDKMLFITQGVAFLYRTTSPDGSGSSNTSFISKGDHYGEQLLNLAPDVDPLSLPRSNWSVKCSTNVEAFFLMAEDLRKIKIDLVESGYIIDGLVTNTM; encoded by the exons ATGCAGATGGAAGCTAAAAAATCAGATTTGAAGGAAATAGAGGAGAAGAGAACCACGGATATAGAAACATGGTTATGCGTCAATGATCTTTCTGGGGAGCTCAAGACTGAGATCATGGGAAACGTGCTAGAGAAACTGAAACCAGACGAAGATGTCAATAACGTGAAAGTTCTGTCTGTCATACCATGGCGACTTTCACTCGACATCAAGAAAAACCTCTGTTTAGATATGCTGCAGAAA GTTCCCATGTTTAGTGCTGGAGGAGAAAGAACGATGGAATTAATCTGTGGGTATCTTAAGCCAATCATCTATAACGAGAACAGCTTTATACTTCAAGAGGGGGATCCAGTTGATAAGATGCTTTTCATCACACAAGGTGTCGCTTTCCTCTACAGAACTACTAGTCCCGACGGAAGTGGCTCCTCAAACACGAGTTTTATAAGTAAAGGTGATCATTACGGTGAACAACTTCTGAATTTGGCACCAGATGTTGATCCTTTGAGCTTACCCAGATCGAACTGGAGTGTCAAGTGCAGCACAAACGTTGAAGCTTTTTTCCTCATGGCTGAAGACTTGAGAAAGATAAAGATTGATCTAGTAGAGTCTGGTTATATAATAGATGGTTTGGTTACAAACACAATGTAA